Proteins co-encoded in one Thermochromatium tepidum ATCC 43061 genomic window:
- a CDS encoding efflux RND transporter periplasmic adaptor subunit has translation MPRRLLPILILALGIGLFAALKATRPKPHPVQPSERIWRVQVTQVRPTTHRPILVLFGQVEAPDRIQAAAPVAGRLLEVRVRDGDRVAAGTLLARLDPRDLEPRLTKARADLDKERLKLTHDRQALEQEREILRLARQALERAETVQSKQLGSVSSVDEAREQYARAQLAVTLREQSLAEHPAQLAALEAALAEAERDLARGTLRAPFDARIAGVKAAPGDQLQPNQVILTLYPLDGLYVRAKVPGAYSEELRTALANGERLMATGAHAGRPVSAVLERLAGEADARGVDALLRLDPGADLPLGAFVELRLQRPVAPDTIALPFAALHGGDRIFAVRDGRLQGLRGERIGELDTDTGEGRVLLRVPELQPGEPVMITHLPNAIDTLKVEIVE, from the coding sequence ATGCCACGCCGTCTCCTGCCGATCCTGATCCTTGCGCTGGGGATCGGCCTCTTCGCCGCCCTCAAGGCGACCCGCCCCAAACCGCACCCCGTCCAGCCCAGCGAACGAATCTGGCGCGTGCAAGTGACCCAGGTCAGGCCTACCACCCATCGCCCGATCCTGGTGCTCTTTGGCCAGGTCGAGGCCCCGGATCGCATCCAGGCCGCCGCCCCGGTGGCCGGTCGGCTACTGGAGGTTCGGGTACGCGACGGCGATCGGGTCGCCGCCGGAACCCTGTTGGCGCGTCTTGACCCGCGCGATCTCGAACCGCGGTTGACCAAGGCGCGCGCCGACCTCGACAAAGAGCGACTCAAGCTGACACATGATCGTCAGGCGCTGGAGCAGGAACGCGAGATCCTGCGCCTGGCCCGGCAGGCGCTGGAGCGCGCCGAGACCGTGCAGTCCAAACAGCTCGGTTCGGTCTCCAGCGTCGATGAGGCGCGCGAGCAATACGCCCGCGCCCAGCTCGCCGTGACCCTGCGCGAGCAGTCACTCGCCGAACACCCGGCACAGCTGGCAGCCCTGGAGGCGGCGCTCGCCGAGGCCGAGCGCGATCTGGCACGCGGTACCCTCCGAGCCCCCTTCGACGCCCGCATCGCTGGGGTCAAGGCCGCGCCGGGTGATCAGCTCCAGCCCAACCAGGTCATCCTGACCCTCTATCCGCTCGATGGGCTCTATGTGCGCGCCAAGGTGCCTGGCGCCTATAGCGAAGAGCTGCGTACGGCGCTTGCAAACGGCGAACGCCTGATGGCCACCGGGGCCCACGCCGGACGTCCGGTCAGTGCCGTGCTCGAACGGCTCGCGGGCGAGGCCGACGCGCGCGGGGTCGATGCCTTGCTCCGGCTCGACCCTGGGGCTGACTTACCGCTCGGTGCCTTCGTCGAACTGCGGCTTCAGCGCCCGGTCGCGCCCGACACCATCGCCCTGCCCTTCGCGGCGCTCCACGGCGGGGATCGCATCTTCGCGGTGCGCGACGGGCGTCTCCAGGGTCTGCGCGGCGAACGCATCGGCGAGCTCGACACAGACACCGGCGAGGGTCGAGTCTTGCTGCGCGTGCCCGAACTCCAGCCCGGCGAGCCAGTGATGATCACCCATCTGCCCAACGCCATCGACACACTCAAGGTCGAGATCGTCGAATGA
- the rlmH gene encoding 23S rRNA (pseudouridine(1915)-N(3))-methyltransferase RlmH yields the protein MRIHLMCVGRRMPGWVEEGYHEYAKRLPPECALHLVEIEPVQRTKTVHPHRAREEEGRRLLKALPKGVDVIALDERGRSWSTEMLADHLRAWLADGRDRALVVGGADGLSDDCLARARERWSLSALTFPHPLVRVILAEQLYRAWSLIQGHPYHRA from the coding sequence ATGCGGATCCATCTGATGTGTGTTGGACGACGGATGCCGGGCTGGGTCGAGGAAGGCTATCACGAGTACGCCAAGCGGCTGCCGCCCGAATGTGCCCTGCATCTGGTCGAGATCGAGCCGGTGCAGCGGACCAAGACCGTTCATCCGCATCGGGCACGCGAAGAAGAAGGGCGGCGCCTCCTCAAGGCCCTGCCCAAGGGTGTGGATGTAATCGCGCTCGACGAGCGCGGGCGGTCCTGGAGCACTGAGATGCTCGCTGATCATCTGCGCGCCTGGCTGGCCGATGGGCGCGATCGGGCGCTCGTGGTCGGCGGGGCCGACGGGCTGTCGGACGACTGTCTGGCGCGGGCGCGCGAACGCTGGTCGCTCTCGGCCCTGACCTTTCCGCATCCGCTGGTGCGCGTCATCCTCGCCGAGCAGCTCTACCGTGCCTGGAGTCTGATCCAGGGACATCCCTATCATCGCGCCTGA
- the rng gene encoding ribonuclease G → MSEEILINVTPPETRVAVVENGVVQEIIIERAERCGLVGNIYKGRVCRVLPGMQAAFVDIGLERAAFLHVSDIIGTPGESRGDQIQELVREGDLIVVQVVKDPLGSKGARLTTNLSIASRYLVCMPAVSTTGVSQKIEDEAERRRLREILLRYVEAHQGEGGFIARTAAEGVSEGALEKDMAFLSRLWRGIKERCAQVDQIGLIHDDLPLALRALRDLVTPEVERIRIDSRTMVDKAVSFAAEYIPEIQGRIEYYQGERPLFDLYGVEEEIRKALQRKVSLKSGGHLVIDQTEAMTTIDVNTGAFVGHRNLEETIFKTNLEAAQAICRQLRLRNLGGIIIIDFIDMTEEEHKRQVLRALERCLARDHAKTHLTEVSSLGLVEMTRKRTRESLEHVLCEPCPCCGGRGSIKTAATTCYEIFREILRESRQFEVESLLVLASPEVVDRLLDEESAHLAELEAFIGKPIRLQAEALYTQEQYDVVLI, encoded by the coding sequence GTGAGTGAAGAGATTCTCATCAATGTCACACCGCCCGAGACCCGGGTCGCCGTGGTCGAGAACGGTGTGGTGCAGGAGATCATCATCGAGCGCGCCGAACGCTGCGGTCTGGTCGGCAACATCTACAAGGGGCGCGTCTGCCGCGTGCTTCCGGGGATGCAGGCGGCCTTTGTCGACATTGGTCTGGAGCGCGCGGCCTTTCTGCATGTCTCCGACATCATCGGCACCCCAGGCGAGTCGCGCGGCGACCAGATCCAAGAACTGGTGCGCGAGGGCGACCTGATCGTCGTCCAGGTGGTCAAGGATCCACTCGGCAGCAAGGGCGCGCGCCTGACCACCAACCTCTCGATCGCCTCGCGCTATCTGGTGTGCATGCCGGCGGTGTCGACCACGGGCGTGTCACAGAAGATCGAGGACGAGGCCGAGCGGCGGCGGCTGCGCGAGATCCTGCTGCGCTATGTCGAGGCCCATCAGGGTGAGGGCGGTTTCATCGCTCGCACCGCTGCCGAAGGTGTGAGCGAGGGGGCGCTGGAGAAGGACATGGCCTTTTTGTCCCGGCTCTGGCGCGGCATCAAGGAGCGTTGCGCTCAAGTCGATCAGATCGGTCTGATCCATGATGACCTCCCCCTGGCCCTGCGCGCCCTGCGCGATCTGGTCACGCCCGAGGTCGAGCGCATCCGCATCGACTCACGCACCATGGTCGACAAGGCCGTCTCCTTCGCCGCCGAGTACATCCCCGAGATCCAGGGGCGCATTGAGTACTACCAGGGCGAGCGTCCACTGTTCGATCTCTATGGCGTCGAGGAGGAGATCCGCAAGGCGCTCCAACGCAAGGTGAGTCTCAAATCGGGGGGGCATCTGGTCATCGACCAGACCGAGGCCATGACGACCATCGATGTCAACACCGGTGCCTTCGTCGGCCATCGCAATCTCGAGGAGACCATCTTCAAGACCAACCTGGAGGCTGCGCAGGCGATCTGCCGACAACTGCGACTGCGCAATCTCGGCGGCATCATCATCATCGATTTCATCGACATGACCGAAGAAGAGCACAAGCGCCAGGTGCTGCGTGCGCTGGAAAGATGCCTGGCCCGTGATCATGCCAAGACCCACCTCACCGAGGTCTCCTCGCTCGGGCTGGTCGAGATGACGCGCAAGCGCACCCGCGAGTCGCTGGAGCATGTGCTGTGTGAGCCCTGCCCCTGCTGTGGTGGACGCGGCTCGATCAAGACCGCCGCGACGACCTGTTACGAGATCTTCCGCGAGATCCTGCGCGAGTCGCGTCAGTTCGAGGTCGAAAGCCTGCTGGTGCTGGCCTCGCCGGAGGTCGTCGACCGGCTACTCGACGAGGAGTCGGCGCATCTGGCCGAGCTGGAGGCATTCATCGGCAAGCCCATCCGGTTGCAGGCCGAGGCCCTCTACACTCAGGAGCAATACGACGTGGTGCTCATCTAA
- the tatA gene encoding twin-arginine translocase TatA/TatE family subunit produces MGVSGISIWQLLIILVIVVLLFGTKRLKNIGSDLGEAIRGFRRSMAGSDNDDGNGVRESAAITQPGGARPTDSSTQSRPAETSANRDRA; encoded by the coding sequence ATGGGTGTCAGTGGCATCAGTATTTGGCAGCTCTTGATCATCCTGGTGATCGTGGTCTTGTTGTTCGGCACTAAGCGCTTGAAGAACATCGGCTCGGATCTCGGCGAGGCCATCCGCGGCTTCCGTCGCTCGATGGCGGGCTCCGACAATGACGACGGGAACGGCGTGCGCGAGAGCGCCGCCATCACCCAGCCCGGCGGGGCACGCCCAACGGATTCGAGCACCCAGTCGCGTCCGGCTGAGACATCGGCCAATCGTGATCGCGCTTAA
- a CDS encoding YhdP family protein — protein sequence MLSLRRLASWFINTLLMGLVLLALLVSFVRLSPHLSDEYRDAIAARLSEHLGYRMSIGTLRLGLSGWQLRLRLEGVALDRPDSGTRALALRAIELDLDLGASLLRRSVQVSGVTLVGADLVVERDPDGHIRVHGLDALVSDDPRVLAGFLSQGWIDLSESEILFVDAARGGKQLRLVDVRLRLENAGERHWLDLSARPLPPDLLVLATDQESNGQAKPCEPCLQMALRLKGPASDPLSWSGRGYLRLGVANLGLLLPVSMLQRGRLDTEHVGVEGWFDLKAGRLEQALIQADLQGLRLATATPVGQRSPISEDGPSAPAWHLHGLARVRALGSSWGIRVAGLEAGVEGATLSGLDLDLRLSPDGQLLGLDARLSQLDLGDLGILLHASPWPLPGALRSLLERHPRGRARHLALHLDLAESKAEPARAHWRMSGQLSDLSLEQRDQQPGFAGLELNFAVDQDGGSARFGSEGLDLDLHPLFDRLLRFDRCDGQLDWEPQPNGGWRLKVPHLVLENADLSGQARFDFLWPGRDGRPFLDLDARFRDADASKVRLYLPVGILQPRVVDWLTAAIVSGRVTLGELIFHGAPSDYPFRERQGRFELNLAFEDLRLDYQPSWPAIESASGRLNFLNEGLSIRVDRGRILDSDFVDGRVDLPDLARVEQIHIHGEARGPFEDGRRTLAETPLSKDLGGLAEILQVSGRSRLVLDIVLPLAKRRVLGVSGVLSWPESATLGVRGTDIQLSDLSGEVHFDERGIQTSKVGARLAGRPLELSLRTQGSGLHLAGRIDTLDLSNWSDWFKATRLGRSELAKDGIELAGLEFDVEHLRLGERALAAFRLRGTPGKSGWQFRVESRELAGLIRPSNSDDQTRLGLALERLDLKALVAHPASAGAPPPRPERESDPIVELPSLDLHVARLDWGERTLGALDLSLYRDALGLRLPRLRLSRPGLLALEGTGEWVRAPEAGRSRLDLKAETPDLSGVLTLLDEPTTLEAKGAWARIRLDWPGGLERLDWARAEGVLDIGVDPGRFLNAEPGVGRLLGFIDIGSIGRRLALDFSDLYGQGFAFERLDGRIRIGQGQARFEDVSIEGPAGRVMVGGTADLVGRRLDQLVTVEPRLATGMALAGAVAGGPMVGAAVYLVDRATGNTLDRLGRYQYRVTGPWTEPEWKRLGWEPLSGLGERGKPASPDSKPPRPINHFLEVH from the coding sequence ATGCTCTCGCTCAGACGTCTTGCGAGCTGGTTCATCAACACCCTGCTCATGGGGCTGGTGCTCCTGGCGCTGTTGGTCTCGTTCGTGCGTCTGTCGCCGCATCTGTCCGACGAGTATCGGGACGCCATCGCCGCCAGGCTGTCTGAGCATCTCGGGTATCGGATGTCGATCGGGACGCTGCGACTCGGCCTGTCCGGTTGGCAGCTGCGTCTGCGGCTGGAGGGTGTCGCGCTCGATCGCCCGGATTCCGGTACGCGGGCGCTGGCGCTGAGGGCGATCGAACTGGACCTGGATCTCGGTGCCTCGCTGTTGCGTCGTTCGGTCCAGGTGTCGGGCGTCACCCTGGTCGGGGCGGATCTGGTTGTGGAGCGCGACCCGGATGGGCATATCCGCGTGCATGGATTGGACGCGCTGGTGAGCGATGATCCGCGCGTGCTCGCGGGCTTCCTGAGTCAGGGCTGGATCGATCTGAGCGAGAGCGAGATCCTGTTCGTCGATGCGGCGCGCGGCGGCAAGCAGTTGCGTCTGGTCGATGTACGGTTGCGACTTGAGAACGCCGGCGAACGTCATTGGTTGGATCTCTCCGCCCGTCCACTTCCGCCGGATCTGCTCGTGCTTGCGACCGACCAGGAGTCCAATGGCCAGGCCAAACCCTGTGAGCCCTGTCTCCAGATGGCCTTGCGGCTGAAGGGTCCGGCGTCCGATCCGCTTTCCTGGAGTGGTCGTGGTTATCTGCGTCTGGGTGTGGCCAATCTCGGTCTGCTGTTGCCTGTGTCCATGTTGCAACGCGGTCGACTGGATACCGAGCATGTCGGTGTCGAGGGCTGGTTCGACCTTAAGGCCGGTCGGCTCGAACAGGCGCTGATCCAGGCCGATCTGCAAGGACTGCGGCTGGCAACGGCGACGCCGGTCGGACAGAGGTCGCCGATATCCGAGGATGGTCCGTCGGCGCCGGCCTGGCATCTGCACGGATTGGCGCGCGTGCGTGCGCTGGGATCCAGCTGGGGCATTCGGGTCGCCGGGCTGGAGGCTGGTGTTGAGGGCGCGACCCTATCGGGCCTGGATCTGGATCTGCGCCTATCTCCGGACGGGCAATTGCTGGGTCTGGACGCACGCCTTTCTCAGCTGGACCTCGGCGATCTGGGCATCCTGCTGCATGCGAGTCCCTGGCCGCTGCCTGGGGCGCTTCGGTCGCTCCTGGAGCGCCATCCACGTGGACGGGCGCGTCATCTGGCGCTGCACCTCGATCTGGCCGAGTCCAAGGCCGAGCCGGCCAGGGCGCACTGGCGGATGTCCGGCCAGCTTTCGGATCTGAGTCTCGAGCAGCGCGACCAACAGCCTGGCTTTGCCGGTCTGGAGCTGAACTTCGCCGTCGATCAGGATGGCGGCTCGGCACGGTTCGGGTCTGAGGGTCTGGATCTGGATCTGCATCCGCTCTTTGATCGCCTGCTGCGCTTCGACCGGTGCGACGGGCAGCTCGACTGGGAGCCTCAACCCAATGGTGGCTGGCGGCTCAAGGTGCCTCATCTGGTGCTGGAGAACGCCGATCTCAGCGGTCAGGCGCGGTTCGATTTTCTGTGGCCGGGTCGCGATGGCCGGCCTTTCTTGGATCTCGATGCGCGCTTCCGGGATGCCGATGCCTCCAAGGTGCGTCTCTACCTGCCGGTCGGCATCCTGCAACCCAGGGTGGTCGATTGGCTCACGGCAGCGATCGTCTCCGGGCGGGTCACCCTGGGCGAACTGATCTTTCATGGCGCCCCGTCCGACTATCCGTTTCGCGAGCGTCAGGGTCGTTTCGAGCTGAATCTGGCATTCGAGGATCTGCGGCTGGACTATCAACCGAGCTGGCCGGCTATCGAGTCGGCTTCTGGCCGGCTGAATTTTCTCAACGAGGGCCTAAGCATCCGCGTCGATCGTGGACGCATCCTCGATAGTGACTTTGTCGATGGTCGGGTCGATCTGCCCGATCTGGCGCGGGTCGAGCAGATCCATATCCACGGTGAGGCGCGCGGTCCTTTCGAGGACGGTCGGCGCACCCTGGCCGAGACGCCACTGTCGAAGGATCTAGGCGGACTCGCCGAGATCCTCCAGGTCAGCGGCCGATCGCGGTTGGTGCTGGACATCGTTCTACCTTTGGCAAAACGGCGTGTGCTGGGCGTGTCGGGTGTGCTGAGTTGGCCGGAATCGGCCACACTCGGCGTGCGTGGGACGGACATCCAGCTCTCGGATCTGAGCGGCGAGGTACATTTCGACGAGCGCGGGATCCAGACCTCCAAGGTTGGCGCCAGGCTGGCGGGCCGACCGCTCGAGCTGTCACTGCGTACCCAGGGGTCCGGGCTCCATCTGGCCGGGCGGATCGACACGTTGGACCTGAGCAACTGGAGCGATTGGTTCAAGGCGACTCGGCTCGGTCGGAGCGAACTGGCCAAGGACGGTATCGAACTCGCGGGTCTGGAATTCGACGTCGAACATCTGCGTCTCGGTGAGCGGGCGCTTGCGGCCTTCAGACTCAGGGGCACGCCGGGTAAGTCCGGCTGGCAGTTTCGTGTCGAGTCACGCGAGCTCGCCGGGCTGATCCGTCCGTCCAACAGTGACGACCAAACCCGTCTGGGTCTTGCGTTGGAACGGCTCGATCTCAAGGCGCTCGTGGCGCATCCTGCATCCGCAGGGGCGCCGCCGCCCCGTCCCGAGCGCGAGTCAGACCCGATCGTCGAACTGCCATCGCTCGATCTGCACGTCGCTCGGCTCGATTGGGGCGAACGCACACTGGGCGCGCTCGATCTGTCGCTGTATCGCGATGCCCTGGGGCTGCGTCTGCCGCGTCTGCGTCTGAGCCGACCTGGACTCTTGGCGCTCGAGGGCACGGGCGAATGGGTCCGCGCGCCCGAGGCTGGACGCAGCCGTCTGGATCTGAAGGCCGAGACCCCAGACCTGTCAGGCGTTTTAACACTGCTCGACGAGCCGACGACCCTTGAGGCCAAGGGCGCCTGGGCGCGCATCCGACTCGATTGGCCCGGCGGGCTGGAACGCCTTGACTGGGCGCGGGCCGAGGGCGTGCTCGACATTGGCGTGGATCCGGGACGTTTTCTGAACGCCGAGCCAGGTGTCGGGCGTCTGCTTGGTTTCATCGATATCGGCTCCATCGGACGGCGGCTGGCGCTCGACTTCTCCGATCTTTATGGCCAGGGCTTTGCCTTCGAGCGTCTGGACGGACGCATCCGCATCGGGCAGGGTCAGGCGCGTTTCGAAGACGTGTCGATCGAGGGCCCAGCCGGGCGCGTCATGGTCGGCGGCACGGCGGATCTCGTTGGCCGACGGCTCGACCAGCTGGTCACGGTCGAGCCCAGGCTGGCAACGGGCATGGCCCTGGCCGGCGCCGTGGCAGGCGGTCCCATGGTCGGTGCGGCCGTCTATCTGGTCGATCGCGCCACCGGTAACACCCTTGACCGGCTTGGGCGCTATCAGTATCGGGTCACCGGCCCCTGGACCGAGCCGGAGTGGAAACGATTGGGCTGGGAGCCGTTGAGCGGTCTAGGTGAGCGCGGCAAACCGGCGAGCCCGGACAGTAAACCGCCGCGCCCGATCAACCATTTTCTCGAAGTGCACTGA
- the tatB gene encoding Sec-independent protein translocase protein TatB: MFDVGFQELILVAIVALIVVGPERLPRVARVAGKWVGHARRTLANVKHEIDRELKAEELKRILEEQARHNPFDTILEVPAKTQPQTTPPAESQTTAIDLLAKK, encoded by the coding sequence ATGTTCGATGTCGGCTTTCAAGAACTGATCCTGGTGGCCATCGTCGCCCTGATCGTGGTCGGCCCTGAGCGCCTGCCGCGCGTCGCGCGCGTGGCTGGCAAGTGGGTCGGGCACGCCCGGCGCACGCTAGCCAACGTCAAGCACGAGATCGACCGCGAGCTCAAGGCCGAGGAGCTCAAGCGGATCCTCGAGGAACAGGCGCGACACAACCCATTCGACACCATCCTAGAAGTGCCGGCAAAGACCCAACCTCAGACCACACCGCCTGCCGAGTCGCAGACGACGGCAATCGACCTGCTTGCCAAAAAATGA
- a CDS encoding Maf family protein yields MTETNHQIYLASRSPRRAELLAQIGVRFAPLAVEIDETPVRGESPEGYVRRIAIEKALVGRSGIPTRDPRPVLAADTAVIVDGEILGKPLDRPDFLRMMARLSGRTHSVLTGVALAWAGEVWYELSVSLVRFRAIDESEQLAYWASGEPRDKAGGYGIQGLGALFVAELRGSYSGVMGLPLYETGCLLQRAGMALLGGERKP; encoded by the coding sequence ATGACTGAAACCAATCACCAGATCTATCTCGCCTCGCGCTCACCGCGCCGGGCCGAGCTGCTCGCCCAGATCGGCGTCCGTTTTGCCCCCCTCGCGGTCGAGATCGATGAAACCCCCGTCCGCGGTGAGTCGCCTGAAGGCTATGTGCGGCGGATCGCGATCGAGAAGGCCCTGGTGGGCCGATCGGGGATACCGACCAGAGACCCGCGCCCGGTGCTCGCCGCCGACACCGCCGTGATCGTCGATGGCGAGATCCTGGGAAAACCGCTCGACCGCCCCGATTTTCTGCGCATGATGGCGCGTCTATCCGGGCGGACGCATTCTGTGCTGACCGGGGTGGCCTTGGCCTGGGCCGGCGAGGTCTGGTACGAGCTTAGCGTAAGCCTGGTTCGCTTTCGCGCCATCGACGAATCTGAGCAACTGGCGTACTGGGCGAGCGGCGAGCCGCGCGACAAGGCCGGAGGCTACGGCATCCAGGGCCTAGGCGCGCTCTTCGTCGCGGAACTCCGGGGCAGCTACTCGGGCGTCATGGGATTGCCGCTCTATGAAACCGGCTGTCTGTTACAACGCGCCGGGATGGCCTTGCTCGGCGGCGAACGCAAGCCCTGA